The Cyanobacteriota bacterium genomic interval TAGCCCATAAACTACATCACCCAAGCCCCCCGCTTTAATCACAGGGGCGCATTCAGAGGCAATTTGTACGATGTACATTCCTAATCCTCACTTTTATACAGACCTTCTACACAGCGTTGTGAAATGTTCTAGGGAGTGTTTAAGTCGTTGCAGGAAACAGTTATTTTTTACAAAAGTATACATTTTGCAGGGAGCGATTTTGCTGGATAAATTCTCCCACGATCTGCCCACCTCGCTTGGGATTTTTGTCAGGGCTGGTAACCAGCGATGCTTAGGATTCAGCACTTAATTCAGCTTACTGAAGCAGACAATGGGACGAGAGAGGACAGGTATAAGGGTGAAATATGCTCTGCTAGACAAAAGACTGGGACTTAGCACTCTGATCGAGCATCACAGATAGTTTCGCAGGCGATCGAACCCGTTAAGCTAGGTTGGTTCTTCTAGCGAAGGTACCCTAGCTACAGCAGGTGTAGGGCGATAGTAGCTGGCGATCGTTGCCATCATTAGCCACCATAGAGTGTTCACCTCTGGACGGAACCAGACAGTATCCACTAAGCCATGACCTAACATTCCAAACAGGGTGGAGATGGCAGCTATCAGCCAGAGTGCTTGGGGATTCCCGGCCTTACGCAGGTGTTGCAGTTGACTCAACCCCTGATAAACAGTAACGATCAGTAGCCATAGAAAACAGGTTAACCCTACCAAGCCAGTCTCTACAGCTACTTCTAGGAATACGGAATAGGCTCCTAGAGCATTGAACTTGGGGCGTTGAAATAGGACATAGACTTGACGAAAGGCTACATTTCCGGGGCCGATTCCCAGAATAGGATAGGCACGAATCATGTCCAGCACGGCAATCCATACGTTAATACGAAAGTTGTTGCTGGTGTCACCGCGTCCTAGGAACATGCTAAGGACACGATCGCGCACGGGAGCTACGAACAGAACAGCCAACACAACTACAGTTATGGATCCACCCAGCACAACGGGCAATGCTAATTTGCGCCAGACCCTAGGCAGGTGAACACTCCACCAATCCACCAGCAGCACTGCCAGCACAAACATGGCCACGACCATGCCAATCCACCCACCCCGGCTAAAGGTAACGAGCATACAGGCACTATTGACCCCGAACATGACGATCGCCAACAGCTTTGGTAGCCAACCTTTCCATGCAACGATCGCCACTGCGCTGAAGACAACGGCTGGAATCAAATAACCTGCCAGTAGATTAGGGTTGCCTAGGTAGCTGTAAACGCGGGTGGTTTTAGAGAGTGGAGAGGTGGGGTCAACCCAAGTGGCCAAGGCTTCTGCTCCAAAGAACCACTGCCGGAGTCCGTAGCTGCTGACCAGCAGAGCAACATGTAAGTAAAGGGTGATGATCCAATTACGAATTTGGGGCGATCGCAGCACCCGCGCCATCAGCGCAAATCCTAGGAGATACAGGGTAAACTTAGCCAGTCCAGGAATGGCGGCGTTTCTCACTGGGGATAGGGCAGTAGCCACAATAGTAACCCCCCAATAGAGCAAAACTAGCAAATGAATGGGGGTGAACCCAAGTTGGGCAGGGCTTGTATCGCCACTCGTTGCCCC includes:
- a CDS encoding glycogen/starch synthase; amino-acid sequence: MYIVQIASECAPVIKAGGLGDVVYGL
- a CDS encoding IctB family putative bicarbonate transporter — translated: MLVESLKISVLRPLLPLWNAVTLATLPLQTWAGASYVHRWIGALQTWRKSSWLMRHAEVIGGILLILLFGLAPFVPNALTGLLLAACGGWWFLLTITDDRSSTASLSAHADAQEQTGATSGDTSPAQLGFTPIHLLVLLYWGVTIVATALSPVRNAAIPGLAKFTLYLLGFALMARVLRSPQIRNWIITLYLHVALLVSSYGLRQWFFGAEALATWVDPTSPLSKTTRVYSYLGNPNLLAGYLIPAVVFSAVAIVAWKGWLPKLLAIVMFGVNSACMLVTFSRGGWIGMVVAMFVLAVLLVDWWSVHLPRVWRKLALPVVLGGSITVVVLAVLFVAPVRDRVLSMFLGRGDTSNNFRINVWIAVLDMIRAYPILGIGPGNVAFRQVYVLFQRPKFNALGAYSVFLEVAVETGLVGLTCFLWLLIVTVYQGLSQLQHLRKAGNPQALWLIAAISTLFGMLGHGLVDTVWFRPEVNTLWWLMMATIASYYRPTPAVARVPSLEEPT